GCTAATAGCAGGTAATTTCTCTTCTTCAAGGAGTAATCCACTCCAGCTATTAGCGCTGGGATAAATGCGTAAAAACCTGCGTAATTTGACCAATGACTAAAATAGTAAGCAGTAGGCGTAACCGCGTAGAGAAAGGCAGTGGTAGAAGATATAGCCATCATTTTCCAGAAGTCTACCTTCTCGTAAATTTCGTAAATAAAGTGTCTAACAGCCCAATACATAGAAGGAACTGCTAGCGCGAAAGGAAAGAGAAGGTACTGAAACCAATAAAAGGTCTCAGGGGTAATTAAATTAAAGTAAAGAAGGAGAAGAAGAGGGGCGTAAGTGTTATCCATTACTGCGGGAAATACTAGGAAAGCGTTCACAGTTTGTTGTCTGTCTAGGTAATAAGCGGGGTAAGAGTCCCTTTGGAAAATCCAGCCTTGATGAAGGAAAACGTGGCGAAGAGCTATCAAAGGCGTAATAGCTGAGAGCAAAAGAACAACAAGAATCTCCAGTAAAGTCCTTCTCTCCATAATTTAACTCTATAAGTCAAGGGTAAAAATTTACCTAAAAATTTTTCTCTTAAGTAAAATTATTGTAGGAATTGCAATTAGATTAAAAAGAACTACGTATTCGCCAAAGTAATAGTCAGGACCTTCAATGACTATCTTTATTGTCTTAGCTTGAGTTAGGTTATCTGGGATATACAAAGTGGCATTTGGATTAATTAAATTAGAGGAAATCAATTTATACACAGTCTTACTCACTAATTCTCCAGTCACAGAATATTGAAAGATCTCAATTTTTGAGGGAACTCCCGTCGAATTAACGAAGTAGAAATACTTTAATGTAACGCCTTGAACGTTTTGAGTGCCCTCATAAACGTAAGTTCCATTGGTGTAGTTAACTAACGTAAGACCGATACTCCTAGGAATCATCTTATCTCCGGGGTGATTAATAAAATAAAAAGTGGAAGGACAAGAAAGATTATCTAAGACTGATGATGGGGAAATTTCTGAATAATTTAAAAAGACCACAGTTAAGTTATAAGCAAAAGTGGAGTTCGGGAAAACCTTAACTACTTTTTCTATGATTAAATTCGAAATGAAATTACTGCCAGGCGAATTAAAGTAAGTTGTGGCTTGATATTCAACAAAAGCCCCTATGTGCAACGTAAGAAACAATATGACCATTAGCTGTAAATTAGACATTTTGACATATATGCAAAGTACTTTAGATGTATAAATATTTTAACTAGCCTTGACCTTAAAATAGGATTGACCTTGCCATCGCATTAAAACTAAATATAAATACGTTGAGTGAGGCTAATGTTTGGAATACATTATAGCCTAGGATTTCACACTTGAAATACTTTTTATCATAAGTATAAAAGGATTTGAGAAGATTAGACAAAAAATAATTAGAATAAAACAAAAAATAATGTATTACTTTTATTGTGCTATCACGGATACTACAACTGTCTCTCCGTCAGATAGGGCTAGAGATATATTGTATGTAGAGCCGGGCTGCAAGTTATGAGTAGTACCGAATTTAATAGTAACTGTATTCAATCCAGGAGTTAATGATGTTGCTGTTATAGAAGATGTCCCTGCTGTATAACTTGTCCCTACTATCTGAGCGCTAACTATTTGCACACTACCAGAACTCTTAAGGGTAAAGGTAGCTGTACCAGTCGCAACGTCTATAGTCCCAGTTCCTACCTGGGTGACTTGTGGGGTTCCACTAAAAGCTCCGAACAAACCAAATGCAAAACCTACTACTACCAAAGCTATGATTACGCTAGCGATCACTAGGATTAGGGCTGTTACTGCTCCTGATATTCCCCTCTTGGATTTAGTTGACCTAACTCTTAGCGATCTCATTTTGGTTCTAAAGATAGTTACGAATTTATTCTATATAAATTTTTCTATAGGATTGGCCTAACTGACGACATACCGACTTTTTTGCCTCCTCACATACTCACTAAAGCTATCCTTTTAGCAATACCGGAAAACGCGACGCTGACCTTAATCGCGTACTAACTTAAACGAAAACCGGTATGGGGATTTACAGACTGCCAGTTCTAGTGCCCATGAAAACTGCGTTATGCCTAATCCTTTACCTTCCTCTTACCATCTTTAGGAGCTCAGCTCTCACACGGTCGCATCACCGCTCAGTCCGGGGTTCACTCATCACTTTTCTCAAGAATTCCTCTAGATCTTTTCTTGCTTCTTCAAAGCTTCCATACCTATAAGAGTTCTTAAAGTAATATCCGCAAATTGGCTTTATTGCCCCTCCAATTCCCCTCTCCTTCACTATCTTCGCGAGTCTTATTAAATCCACTAGAGGTTGGACAGCGTTTGCCCCATCCCTCGTTTTCAACGAAATGTCAACCCTCACCTTTTCTCCAAGCGCGTATTCGCCCTCGATCACAATGTAGCTTACCCTTCTATCCCCTAGAAACTCCACGTAGTCAGAGGTTCCAGCAACTACTTCTCCGTCAGACCTAGAGGTTATGAAATTGGACTTTATCCTCTTCTTCATCTCTTTTCTCCAATCCTCTAACGTCACGTAGGTCTCCGTGTTGCCAGAAATGTCAATTTGGTATGATCTTATCACCTTAATCCCTCTGCTCTTCAAAAACTCTATAATCCCTGTGTGGAAAGCAGTTCCCCCGACTTGACTCATTAAATCGTCTCCAAATAGCGGTACCCTTTTCTCTTCGAACTCCTTTCCGGCATTCTTCACCACCTCTGTGGGAGTTGCGTTGATAAATGCGACTGACGCTTTCAAAGACGATTTTGCGTAAAACATTGTGGCTTGCTCTGCTCCAGTAGGCAAGAGGTTTAACAACACGTCAACTTTCTCCTCCTTCAACGTTGATATAACGTCAACTGGAGGTTCGCTAGATTCCTCTATAACTTCTGATAACTTCCCCGAGATGCCGTCAAGGGTTGGGCCCCTTTTTACTATTACGTCGCTCTTTACTTCCGCGTATCTGGGCACAACGTTTGGCTTCTCAAAGATCGCCTCAGAAAGCTTTTTGCCAACCTTCCTTTTGTCCACGTCGAACGCAGCGACAACCTCTATTTCGCTAGGCGAAATAGGAAGCTTAAGGATCCCAGGAATTTCCTCCCCCTTTTTAGCTAAGCTTAAGCCTTGTAGAAGGGCAGATGCGGAATTTCCAACCCCAGCTATTGCAACCTTTATCAAGACACCACCACCAACAGCAATGGGGCAATTAGCCCCAAGGCTATACTTAGGGTGGAAGCAAATATAACGCTGTCTCTCTCTGAGCTCCTAACTAGACTGAACTCCTCTCCTTCCCTGAACATCTCCCTTATTACTGGAATGTAATATCCTGCAGAAACAGCGCTGTTAATTACAGCAATTACCACAAGCCAAGGCAAGTTAAAGGCAGAAAGGAATAAGAACAATTTACCCCAGAAGCCAAGTATTGGCGGTATTCCTAGAAGGCTTAGCAACAGAATGGTTGAGGAAACTGCAAGTCCCTTATCCTTTGAACTCAAACCCCTCAACCCTCTAAGCTCGGAAGTACCAGAAACCTTCTCCACGTGGTTTACGAAGTTGAAGAGCCCAGCTTGCGCAATGACGTAGGCTATCATTTGCACAACTATTCCCGCAATCGCGAGCCCTTTGTCGAGCAATAGCGTGGCAAAGCCTATAATCACGAATCCCATCTGCGACACACTGCTGAAAGACAGAATGGAAGCTACGTCCTTCCTTGAGAAGGCTATTACGTTGCCTATTGTCATGCTCAGTATAGAGACTAGGGCAAACACAACCACGGTTAGCGTCCTCTCTAGGGGAACTGGATCTACAGCCAAAAGAACCCTAACCAAGGGCACTACTCCCACCATCTTACCCACGCTGGAAATAAAGGAAACGGAGATCCTGTCTGCCCCGGTATACACGTCTGGTAACCACCCCTGGAACGGGAACGCGCCTATCTTAAAGAGGAAGGACACGGAGATTAGTAAGAGACCTAGGGTGAACAAGCTCGGGTAGGGAATTGAGGCGAAGTTGAATTGTAAGGTACCAGCGCCAAGGGAATAGGCGGCGAAACCGGCTATCATGAACGAGGAAGAGATCAACCCCATCACTAGGTACTTTATTCCAGCTACAACTGAACCGTAGTCCTTCCTTAGCATAACTATAGCGTAGCTCGCTGCAGACGCTATGCCCCATCCAGTTAAGATAACTATTACGTTATTGGAGAAGGCCATGTATATTATGCCCAGGACTGTCAACAGGGAAAGTGAAAGCATTGACGACCTAGTTTTCCAAGATTCTAGGTGTTCCTTAGCTCCCATTAGCGATACAATTCCCCCCAAAGCCGTGGCAATAGAAAGGAAGTAACCCACTACGTCCACGTGTAGCGTGTAGGAGAACAAGTAGAAGTTGTTGACTCCCATACCGAAGAACGCCATTAGCACCACTACTACGAGTACCAAGGAGGCTAAGGTCAAGTAATAGCTTGTCTTGTAAGCCTTCTCCGTCCCAACGTCTAAGAAGAGCACAGCTAAGGAGGAGAAGACCAGAACAATTGAGGGAATTACTACAGGAAGGTATTCTAGCATCATACCACCCCTAGAATAATGAGGAATATCAAAACCAACAACACCACTCCCCCAACGTAGTACGCCAAGTAATCCCTGAGCACGCCAGTCTGTATCTTGGAGAAGGCAATGGCTCCGTACTTTAGAACGCCAGCCGGCAACTTCACGTTCAACCCTTGGTCTATTACTCCAGTCTCCATGTACTTAAAGACAGCGTTGTAGAACTTGAAAGACATTGCCCCCCACAAATCGAAGAGGGGATAGACGTACCAGCCATAGTAGAGGAAGTCTATCAAGGGCCTAAGCGCCGAATACCTAGCGAAGTCTGCGTTCCCAGTGAACACAGCCAGCGCTATGAATATCCCCACTAAGGACGCGACCAGGTCGACCACGTCGAAGTGGAACGCAAAGCCAGGAACAAGTAGCTCCTTGGAGAAGAACGCCGCCACTTGAGGTATCAGGACCCCTAGCCCTATTGAGGCCAGCACCAAGACAAGGGACGGCACGAGCATCACCTTGCTCACGTGCCCCTCCAACTCCTTCTCTCCCTTGCCCCAGAGGAAGGTCTTAGCCACATACCTTATTATGTACACGCTACCCAGGAACTCTAGTGCCACGTAGAGGTAGGACAAGTAACTTGAGGTAAAGCTGGAGATGAAGGAGTGCGCCCAGAACCCGATGAGGGGAGGGACGTTGGCCAAGTTAAACGCAGCGAGCGTCTGCAGCGCGAAAACGCCTTTCAGCTTCCTGTAAAGGTTGGGGTACTCTCCCACGTACCTAGTCTCCGTAGCGTGGATTACGGAGCCAGCGTTCATGAAGAGAGAGGCCTTGTATATTCCGTGGGCCACCATTTGTATGAGCCCGACCCCTATCCCAGCGTATAGGAACAGCGGGTTGCTATAGACCAAGGTGAACAACGCTCCCATGGAAGAGGAGAATATCATCAGCGATATCTGGTCTGAAGTGGAGTTTGCCAGTATGACCTTCTGCTCGTTGGAAACTAGGGCGTTGAGGCTGGTGTACGCAGCTGTAAATATTGATATACCAGCAACCAAGGAGAGGAACGTGACGGCGACCCCGTTACCTCCCGGCACCAAGTAGGGGTAGGTGATGAAGGTGAATATCGCCCCCAGGTTGACCATGGTGGCGGCGTGGATCAGTGCGCTCACCGGCGTAGGACCGGTCATGGCGGTGACGAGCCACTGGGTGAAGGGGAACTGGGCGCTCTTGGACAGACCGCCCAAGTACGTGAACACCAAGAGGACTAACCCCAGCGGTAGGACGGAAAACAGGTGGAGGTAGGGTAGGACTCCCTCGTAGAGTAGGGTGTTGCCGTAGAAGACTGAGTTTGTGGTTAAGTACACCAAGTAGCCTAGGCCTAGGAAGAGCCCCACGTCCCCTACCCTAGTGAAGATCATTGCCCTTATGGCGCTGGTAGTTGGCCTGCTCAAGTACTCAACTCCAATAACCTTCCTGCCGAAGTCGCCTACGACGTTCCTGTCGTTGTCGTCGAGCCAGTAACCTATTAGCCCGTACGACGCTAAGCTCGTGCCCTCCCACCCGGCAAGGAAGAGGAGCACGTTGTCAGAAAGGACTACGGCCAGCATTGAAGAGACGAAGAACCCGAAGAACCCCCAGTACCTCCTGAGGACGCTGTCCTCCTTCATGTAGCCTATGCTGTAGAGGGCTATGAAGAAGGACAGGGTGGACACGAACGTGGCCAGGATAGCTTGGAGGAGGGAGGAGCTGAACTGTAAATAGCCAAAGAGCTGGTAGTACTGGGTGGGGACGTAGAAGACCCTGTTCAACTGCACTGCCGACGTCAAGTTCAAG
The sequence above is drawn from the Candidatus Aramenus sp. CH1 genome and encodes:
- the nuoN gene encoding NADH-quinone oxidoreductase subunit NuoN, which translates into the protein MMLEYLPVVIPSIVLVFSSLAVLFLDVGTEKAYKTSYYLTLASLVLVVVVLMAFFGMGVNNFYLFSYTLHVDVVGYFLSIATALGGIVSLMGAKEHLESWKTRSSMLSLSLLTVLGIIYMAFSNNVIVILTGWGIASAASYAIVMLRKDYGSVVAGIKYLVMGLISSSFMIAGFAAYSLGAGTLQFNFASIPYPSLFTLGLLLISVSFLFKIGAFPFQGWLPDVYTGADRISVSFISSVGKMVGVVPLVRVLLAVDPVPLERTLTVVVFALVSILSMTIGNVIAFSRKDVASILSFSSVSQMGFVIIGFATLLLDKGLAIAGIVVQMIAYVIAQAGLFNFVNHVEKVSGTSELRGLRGLSSKDKGLAVSSTILLLSLLGIPPILGFWGKLFLFLSAFNLPWLVVIAVINSAVSAGYYIPVIREMFREGEEFSLVRSSERDSVIFASTLSIALGLIAPLLLVVVS
- a CDS encoding DUF973 family protein, with translation MRSLRVRSTKSKRGISGAVTALILVIASVIIALVVVGFAFGLFGAFSGTPQVTQVGTGTIDVATGTATFTLKSSGSVQIVSAQIVGTSYTAGTSSITATSLTPGLNTVTIKFGTTHNLQPGSTYNISLALSDGETVVVSVIAQ
- a CDS encoding L-myo-inositol-1-phosphate synthase; protein product: MIKVAIAGVGNSASALLQGLSLAKKGEEIPGILKLPISPSEIEVVAAFDVDKRKVGKKLSEAIFEKPNVVPRYAEVKSDVIVKRGPTLDGISGKLSEVIEESSEPPVDVISTLKEEKVDVLLNLLPTGAEQATMFYAKSSLKASVAFINATPTEVVKNAGKEFEEKRVPLFGDDLMSQVGGTAFHTGIIEFLKSRGIKVIRSYQIDISGNTETYVTLEDWRKEMKKRIKSNFITSRSDGEVVAGTSDYVEFLGDRRVSYIVIEGEYALGEKVRVDISLKTRDGANAVQPLVDLIRLAKIVKERGIGGAIKPICGYYFKNSYRYGSFEEARKDLEEFLRKVMSEPRTER
- a CDS encoding oxidoreductase encodes the protein MISLFIFAVTFALSSLVFVIREKKTAFALSMVTIALNAYFLFKRGLLEEFYVASSIGYFGFTVNDLNFAFLVTILVVSLSSAVYSLRYMEERFEELGGNWGLYFGLFDLFAISMIYVVLSVNLLELYIFLEVALITSFLLIMLYGYGDRRRISLLYFIWTHVGTILLLASIIVIGVATGKMDIYSSYGTFEDYSSVSYALLLFLLGIVGMMVKSAQAGFNIWLPYAHGEAPTPVSALLSPNTVGLGVFVVILYFYLFPSFSYLAGAFIGWALITMIYGGVNAIAQKDFKRFLAYSSVSQMGYMLLGASIAYLMGLGSSADVLPLGVLASVLIYASHGFGKAILFMSAGASITELKERNIYNLGGLYASSPLHSTLAFIGMLNILGLPPSLGLVSEALLLFSAGELARAVGTTWVIVALAVFVAIGISSAYMTYLYKRVYGGTPQRKSIDGVVEYSLPMAILALVSMITFFFPQYLTASLNDFLAPLLSSGDFSLFLIVFAPALGSLVALVTPKSLNQDVRGAIVVLSIGISMVLSYLNLTSAVQLNRVFYVPTQYYQLFGYLQFSSSLLQAILATFVSTLSFFIALYSIGYMKEDSVLRRYWGFFGFFVSSMLAVVLSDNVLLFLAGWEGTSLASYGLIGYWLDDNDRNVVGDFGRKVIGVEYLSRPTTSAIRAMIFTRVGDVGLFLGLGYLVYLTTNSVFYGNTLLYEGVLPYLHLFSVLPLGLVLLVFTYLGGLSKSAQFPFTQWLVTAMTGPTPVSALIHAATMVNLGAIFTFITYPYLVPGGNGVAVTFLSLVAGISIFTAAYTSLNALVSNEQKVILANSTSDQISLMIFSSSMGALFTLVYSNPLFLYAGIGVGLIQMVAHGIYKASLFMNAGSVIHATETRYVGEYPNLYRKLKGVFALQTLAAFNLANVPPLIGFWAHSFISSFTSSYLSYLYVALEFLGSVYIIRYVAKTFLWGKGEKELEGHVSKVMLVPSLVLVLASIGLGVLIPQVAAFFSKELLVPGFAFHFDVVDLVASLVGIFIALAVFTGNADFARYSALRPLIDFLYYGWYVYPLFDLWGAMSFKFYNAVFKYMETGVIDQGLNVKLPAGVLKYGAIAFSKIQTGVLRDYLAYYVGGVVLLVLIFLIILGVV